Proteins from one Telopea speciosissima isolate NSW1024214 ecotype Mountain lineage chromosome 1, Tspe_v1, whole genome shotgun sequence genomic window:
- the LOC122649176 gene encoding peptide methionine sulfoxide reductase-like, protein MSWLGKLGLGFVTRSSDVAMDSSSSSIAQGPDDDIPAPGQQFAQFGAGCFWGVELAFQRVPGVSKTEVGYSQGHLHNPTYNDVCTGMTNHAEVVRVQYDPKECSFDTLLDVFWARHDPTTLHRQGNDVGTQYRSGIYYYTPEQEKAAQESMKKQQKLLNRKIVTEIVLAKKFYRAEEYHQQYLQKGGQFGFKQSAEKGCNDPIRCYG, encoded by the exons ATGAGCTGGTTGGGGAAGCTTGGATTGGGATTTGTAACTCGATCTTCAGATGTCGCTATggattcatcttcttcatcaataGCTCAAGGTCCTGATGACGATATTCCTGCTCCTGGACAACAGTTCGCACAATTCGGAGCTGGCTGTTTCTGGGGTGTCGAGCTAGCGTTTCAGAGAGTTCCTGGAGTTTCGAAGACGGAAGTTGGGTATAGTCAAGGGCATTTGCATAATCCGACATACAATGATGTCTGTACGGGCATGACGAACCATGCTGAGGTTGTTAGGGTTCAGTATGACCCGAAAGAGTGTAGTTTCGACACTCTGCTTGATGTTTTCTGGGCTCGGCATGATCCCACCACGCTCCATCGTCAG GGGAATGATGTAGGGACACAATACAGGTCAGGAATATACTACTACACTCCTGAGCAGGAGAAAGCAGCACAGGAGTCTATGAAGAAGCAGCAGAAGCTCTTGAACAGGAAGATTGTAACTGAGATTGTCCTTGCAAAGAAGTTCTACAGAGCAGAGGAATACCACCAGCAGTACCTTCAGAAAGGTGGCCAATTTGGGTTCAAGCAGTCAGCCGAGAAAGGCTGCAATGATCCAATCCGATGCTATGGCTAA